From the Apium graveolens cultivar Ventura unplaced genomic scaffold, ASM990537v1 ctg3322, whole genome shotgun sequence genome, one window contains:
- the LOC141701084 gene encoding transcription factor bHLH14-like, with amino-acid sequence MEDLISSSSSSSFLCHGGASPTIQQRLQFIVQSRPEWWMYYIFWQTSKDSTTDRLVLSWGDGHFRGNKDFMLKGNSNIGLGPQDHPQQPQQPHPKFGFELERRKVAKGIQSLFTDSLPGIDGVVEADFPDSEWFFMVSVTRSFAAGEDNTVGRAFSSGSYVWLAGDHELQFQNCDRAKEAYLHGIKTLVCISTPCGIIELGSSYVIKEDWGLIHLAKSLFSPDNNNGEQNRTSGDEEGNIKPEKKLAKIGRSSSDSENSDFESTLAPDSGTNTRMKKRGRKAATSGRELAQNHVEAERLRREKLNHRFYALRSVVPNVSRMDKASLLADAVTYINELKSKVEDLEGKLREEMKKSKCITDVVYDTQSTSTNVYHTARSSMSYGPVNMEVDVKILGSQAMIRVQSPDVNYPAARLMDALRLLEFRIHHASVSSVKEIMLQDVVIKVPDGLTSEEALKTVLLRTLQM; translated from the exons ATGGAAGACCTAATCTCTTCGTCTTCATCGTCTTCGTTTCTTTGTCACGGTGGTGCATCTCCTACGATCCAACAACGTCTTCAATTCATCGTTCAAAGCCGCCCTGAATGGTGGATGTACTATATCTTTTGGCAAACTTCAAAAGATAGCACCACTGACCGCCTTGTTCTTTCGTGGGGCGATGGTCACTTCCGAGGTAATAAAGATTTTATGCTGAAGGGAAATAGCAATATTGGGCTCGGTCCACAAGATCATCCACAGCAGCCTCAGCAGCCTCATCCTAAGTTTGGGTTCGAGTTGGAAAGGAGAAAAGTTGCTAAAGGGATTCAATCACTCTTTACTGATAGTCTGCCAGGCATCGATGGTGTCGTTGAAGCTGATTTTCCTGATTCTGAGTGGTTCTTTATGGTTTCGGTGACAAGATCATTTGCTGCTGGAGAAGATAATACTGTTGGCCGGGCTTTTAGTTCGGGTTCCTACGTTTGGTTGGCTGGTGATCATGAACTTCAGTTTCAGAACTGCGATCGTGCTAAAGAAGCTTATCTTCACGGAATTAAAACCCTTGTTTGTATTTCAACTCCGTGTGGTATTATTGAATTAGGTTCATCATATGTGATTAAGGAGGATTGGGGTTTAATCCACTTGGCTAAATCGCTCTTTAGCCCTGATAACAACAACG GAGAACAGAATAGGACTTCAGGGGATGAGGAAGGCAACATAAAGCCTGAAAAGAAACTTGCGAAAATTGGAAGATCATCTTCTGATTCTGAGAATTCTGATTTTGAGAGCACTCTTGCTCCTGATTCTGGTACCAACACAAGGATGAAGAAGAGAGGAAGGAAGGCAGCTACATCTGGACGAGAGTTAGCACAGAACCATGTCGAGGCTGAAAGACTTCGTAGGGAGAAGCTGAATCATCGATTCTATGCTCTCCGAAGTGTGGTCCCGAATGTGTCAAGAATGGACAAGGCTTCTTTACTGGCTGATGCAGTCACATACATCAATGAACTTAAATCGAAAGTGGAAGACTTAGAGGGCAAACTCCGTGAAGAAATGAAGAAGTCCAAATGTATCACAGATGTAGTTTATGATACTCAAAGCACATCTACCAACGTATATCACACTGCTAGGTCATCCATGAGCTATGGACCTGTGAACATGGAAGTAGATGTCAAAATTCTAGGCTCGCAAGCTATGATACGCGTACAAAGTCCTGACGTGAATTATCCTGCTGCAAGACTAATGGATGCACTTAGATTGCTAGAGTTTCGAATTCATCATGCGAGTGTGTCAAGTGTGAAGGAAATCATGCTTCAAGATGTCGTAATTAAGGTTCCGGATGGACTCACGAGCGAGGAGGCTCTCAAAACTGTGCTACTAAGAACACTACAGATGTGA